The following coding sequences are from one Nitrospira sp. CR1.1 window:
- a CDS encoding DUF3365 domain-containing protein → MNGRGFWLGLVLGAGVMGLMGQGGFATAGKEGGRPTCIEAGAVAEYLHSVIQADRTFYTTDVVERMQMRGIAFAAENWRETSRLPLPAQYLLETGRLVAAGRNGLQYRLISNWAINTKNRPMTDFERAGLTEILVNPDQPYTAVTAEGGTPVFQAIYADKAVSQSCIGCHNAHPNSPKKDFKPQDVMGGILLTIPLSH, encoded by the coding sequence ATGAACGGGAGAGGTTTTTGGCTGGGCCTGGTTCTGGGCGCGGGGGTGATGGGCCTGATGGGGCAGGGGGGCTTTGCCACCGCCGGCAAGGAGGGCGGGCGGCCCACCTGCATCGAGGCAGGGGCGGTGGCCGAGTATCTGCATAGCGTCATCCAGGCGGATCGCACATTTTACACGACGGATGTCGTTGAGCGGATGCAGATGCGCGGGATTGCTTTTGCCGCGGAAAACTGGCGGGAGACGTCCCGGCTTCCCCTTCCGGCTCAATATTTGTTGGAAACCGGGCGGCTTGTGGCGGCAGGGCGAAACGGGCTGCAATACCGGTTGATCAGCAATTGGGCGATCAATACCAAGAACCGGCCGATGACCGACTTTGAGCGGGCCGGCCTGACGGAAATTCTCGTGAATCCCGATCAACCCTATACCGCTGTGACTGCCGAGGGCGGCACTCCTGTGTTTCAAGCCATTTATGCAGACAAAGCGGTATCCCAGTCTTGTATCGGCTGCCACAATGCCCATCCCAATAGTCCGAAAAAGGATTTCAAGCCGCAGGACGTGATGGGAGGGATTCTGCTCACGATTCCGCTGTCTCACTAG
- a CDS encoding tetratricopeptide repeat protein — translation MDVQDFLIQGDGSEEDKREAWQLFQQAYEQQMKGQLEEAVSLYKLSLATHQTAEAYTFLGWTYSFMGKLDEAIEECHKAIACDPHFGNPYNDIGAYLIEKGDLDEAIPWFQKAMQAPRYESPAFPHLNLGRVYERQGKWSDAIDCYKQALALNPDYALAKKALGRLISSLN, via the coding sequence ATGGATGTACAAGATTTTCTCATACAGGGCGACGGCAGCGAGGAAGACAAGCGCGAAGCCTGGCAGCTGTTTCAGCAAGCCTACGAACAGCAGATGAAGGGGCAGCTGGAAGAAGCGGTCAGTCTGTACAAATTGTCGCTGGCGACGCATCAGACGGCTGAAGCCTACACCTTTCTCGGCTGGACCTACAGCTTCATGGGCAAGCTGGATGAAGCCATCGAGGAATGCCATAAGGCCATCGCCTGCGATCCGCACTTCGGCAACCCCTACAACGACATCGGCGCCTATTTGATCGAAAAGGGCGACTTGGACGAGGCGATTCCATGGTTTCAAAAAGCGATGCAGGCCCCACGGTATGAAAGCCCGGCGTTCCCGCACCTCAACCTGGGCCGCGTTTATGAACGTCAGGGCAAGTGGAGCGACGCCATCGACTGCTACAAGCAAGCCCTGGCACTCAATCCGGACTATGCTCTGGCTAAGAAGGCGTTGGGACGCCTCATCAGCTCCCTGAATTAG
- a CDS encoding undecaprenyl-diphosphate phosphatase: MNWGPELAVILGIIEGLTEFLPVSSTGHLILVGHALGFTGDIASNVEISIQLGSILAIIAYERAKLASLASHALREQRDFRSLIAGRGTRSWAATIQESITAQPNLWFVIGLGLAFLPAALVGFLAHKSIKAYLFSPTTVAISLIVGGIIILVVERMQSRVRVKELLQVTPRSALWVGLAQCASLIPGMSRSGSTIVGGLLAGLDRRVATEYSFFLALPTMIIATIYQMLKSQASFSQDDYVALGIGLVVSFVVAWAVIAAFLTYVQRHSLSVFAYYRMVLGVIVLLVVR; the protein is encoded by the coding sequence ATGAACTGGGGCCCGGAGCTCGCCGTTATTCTCGGCATCATTGAAGGACTGACGGAATTTCTTCCCGTCTCCTCAACAGGCCATCTCATCCTGGTGGGACATGCCCTCGGGTTTACGGGTGATATCGCTTCCAACGTGGAGATTTCCATTCAGTTGGGATCAATTCTCGCGATCATTGCTTACGAGCGCGCCAAACTTGCCTCGCTGGCCTCGCATGCGCTACGCGAGCAACGGGACTTTCGCTCGTTGATCGCCGGCCGGGGCACGAGATCCTGGGCGGCGACCATTCAAGAATCGATCACTGCCCAACCCAATCTCTGGTTCGTGATCGGACTGGGCCTGGCCTTTTTGCCCGCCGCACTGGTGGGATTCCTTGCGCACAAGTCCATCAAGGCCTACCTCTTTTCCCCGACCACCGTCGCGATTTCATTGATCGTGGGAGGTATCATCATTCTGGTGGTCGAACGCATGCAAAGCCGCGTGCGCGTGAAGGAACTGCTGCAGGTCACGCCCCGATCGGCCCTGTGGGTCGGCCTGGCTCAATGCGCCTCCCTGATCCCCGGCATGTCCCGTTCCGGCTCGACGATTGTCGGCGGCCTGCTGGCCGGGCTCGACCGGCGCGTTGCGACGGAGTACTCCTTCTTTCTAGCCTTGCCGACCATGATCATCGCCACCATCTATCAGATGCTGAAATCGCAGGCTTCATTCTCTCAGGATGACTATGTCGCCCTCGGGATCGGCTTGGTGGTGTCGTTTGTGGTGGCCTGGGCCGTGATCGCCGCCTTCCTGACCTACGTGCAGCGCCACAGCTTGAGTGTGTTCGCCTACTACCGTATGGTGCTGGGCGTGATCGTACTGTTAGTCGTCCGCTAG
- a CDS encoding addiction module component, family protein — MGSKATGLLEATLKLPPEVRAAMAGSLLDSLDMCVDADAEMEWEQEIARRLEGLDSSHPHLVPWSDARRKILGL; from the coding sequence ATGGGATCTAAAGCAACCGGACTGTTAGAGGCGACCCTGAAGCTTCCGCCAGAAGTCCGCGCGGCGATGGCCGGGTCCTTGTTGGACAGCCTGGATATGTGTGTTGATGCCGATGCTGAAATGGAGTGGGAGCAGGAAATCGCCCGCCGCCTTGAGGGCCTCGATTCGTCACATCCTCATCTCGTTCCCTGGAGCGATGCCCGTCGAAAGATACTCGGCCTCTGA
- the nadA gene encoding quinolinate synthase NadA yields MKTVATLPRPITDYQSLSAEALFERTRAAKRALGDRVMILGHNYQRDEVIQHADFRGDSLILAQVAEQRSDRPYVVFCGVHFMAETADVLSRSNQTVILPDMAAGCSMADMAAIEQVEQCWDALGRVVPVEETVMPAVYVNSAAILKAFCGEHGGLTCTSSNARKVIEWSWARREKILFFPDEHLGRNTANKMGIPREQMIVWDPYMPRGGNSVEAILRAKLILWKGHCSVHQMFQPSHVDYFRRQYQDVKVIVHPECHEDVVNKADLVGSTEYIIRTITAAPAGTTWAVGTELNLVNRLKHEQTDKKVFFLSSTVCQCATMYRIDAPHLCWALENLADGHVVNHIVVPDDEKRWAKVALDRMMALS; encoded by the coding sequence GTGAAAACGGTCGCCACGCTTCCGCGTCCTATTACCGATTACCAGTCTCTGTCTGCCGAAGCACTCTTCGAACGGACCCGTGCGGCCAAACGGGCGCTGGGTGACCGGGTGATGATCCTCGGCCATAATTATCAACGCGATGAAGTGATTCAGCACGCCGATTTTCGCGGCGACTCCCTGATATTGGCGCAAGTCGCCGAGCAGCGTTCCGATCGTCCCTATGTGGTGTTCTGCGGCGTGCACTTCATGGCGGAAACGGCTGATGTGTTGAGCCGCTCCAACCAAACCGTCATTCTCCCTGACATGGCGGCGGGCTGCTCTATGGCCGATATGGCGGCGATTGAACAGGTCGAACAGTGCTGGGATGCACTCGGTCGGGTGGTGCCGGTGGAAGAGACGGTTATGCCGGCGGTCTACGTGAACTCTGCGGCGATCTTGAAGGCCTTCTGCGGCGAGCATGGCGGGCTGACCTGCACCTCGTCGAACGCACGCAAGGTGATCGAATGGAGCTGGGCGCGGCGCGAGAAGATTCTGTTTTTCCCCGACGAGCATCTGGGCCGGAATACGGCGAATAAAATGGGCATCCCGCGCGAGCAGATGATTGTCTGGGATCCCTACATGCCGCGCGGCGGCAACTCGGTGGAAGCCATTCTGCGTGCCAAGTTGATCCTCTGGAAGGGGCATTGCAGCGTGCACCAGATGTTTCAGCCCTCGCATGTGGACTATTTTCGCAGGCAATACCAGGACGTGAAGGTGATCGTGCATCCCGAATGCCATGAAGATGTGGTCAACAAGGCCGACCTTGTGGGTTCGACGGAATATATCATTCGCACGATCACGGCAGCGCCTGCGGGCACGACTTGGGCGGTCGGGACTGAGCTGAATTTGGTCAATCGGTTGAAACACGAGCAGACTGACAAGAAAGTGTTTTTCCTCTCCTCGACGGTTTGTCAATGCGCCACCATGTATCGCATCGACGCTCCGCACCTCTGTTGGGCGCTGGAAAACCTTGCCGATGGGCATGTGGTCAACCACATTGTCGTGCCGGATGATGAGAAGCGGTGGGCGAAGGTGGCTTTGGACCGCATGATGGCTCTCAGCTAG
- the lspA gene encoding signal peptidase II — translation MSPSIRYLLLGLLSLAIVVVDQATKVYVMETMRLHESIPVITNLFSITYIRNPGAAFGFLSSSSSSFRFVFFGLTSIFAVGLLGMILVRMPKDDWMGRLSVAGILGGAIGNLLDRLRYGEVIDFLDFYINGYHWPAFNVADSAITVGVVFLILHFALEKESEHSPVVSENPPS, via the coding sequence GTGAGTCCATCTATCCGGTATCTCCTGCTTGGATTGCTTAGCCTGGCGATCGTGGTAGTGGACCAAGCCACCAAGGTCTATGTCATGGAGACCATGCGGCTCCATGAGTCCATTCCCGTCATCACCAACCTGTTTAGTATTACCTATATCCGCAATCCCGGCGCGGCGTTTGGCTTCCTGTCGTCCAGCAGTAGCTCATTCCGGTTCGTGTTCTTCGGATTGACCTCGATCTTCGCCGTGGGTTTACTGGGGATGATTCTCGTGCGTATGCCGAAGGATGACTGGATGGGGCGGCTGAGCGTGGCGGGGATTCTGGGCGGAGCAATCGGCAACTTATTGGACCGGCTGCGCTACGGGGAAGTGATCGATTTCCTCGACTTTTATATTAACGGGTACCATTGGCCGGCGTTTAATGTGGCCGATTCGGCCATTACGGTCGGGGTGGTGTTCCTGATCCTGCACTTCGCGTTGGAGAAGGAGTCTGAGCACAGTCCGGTGGTGTCCGAGAATCCCCCCTCCTGA
- a CDS encoding thiazole biosynthesis protein, translating to MGKPKPAPLRERDITRQIAREYYTEFDQLIESDVIIVGAGPSGLICAHDLARMGVKTLIVEQSLALGGGFWSGGYLMNKATICAPAHKILKEIGVPCKQIKECPGMYMVDPPHATGALIAAAYNAGAKIMNLTRVVDLILRRDGVLEGVVVNSTTAEMAGHDIIHVDPIALESKIVVDATGHDAVVVNLLHKRGLYQQVPGNGAMWVSRSEEEVMDRTGEVSPNCFVIGLAVAAVFGTPRMGPAFGSMLLSGRYGAELIRDKLKKH from the coding sequence ATGGGGAAGCCGAAACCTGCGCCATTACGCGAGCGCGACATCACCCGCCAGATTGCGCGGGAATACTATACAGAGTTCGATCAACTGATCGAAAGCGACGTGATCATCGTCGGGGCCGGCCCTTCGGGCTTGATCTGCGCACACGATCTCGCCAGGATGGGGGTGAAGACTCTCATTGTCGAACAAAGCCTTGCCTTGGGCGGAGGATTTTGGTCCGGCGGCTACCTGATGAACAAGGCCACCATCTGTGCTCCGGCCCACAAGATCCTCAAAGAAATCGGCGTGCCCTGCAAGCAGATCAAGGAATGCCCCGGCATGTACATGGTGGATCCCCCGCATGCCACGGGCGCGTTGATCGCCGCCGCCTATAACGCCGGTGCGAAGATCATGAACCTGACGAGGGTCGTCGATCTAATTCTGCGCCGGGACGGCGTACTCGAAGGGGTCGTGGTCAACAGCACCACCGCCGAAATGGCCGGTCACGATATTATCCATGTCGATCCGATCGCCTTGGAGAGTAAAATCGTGGTCGACGCTACTGGACATGACGCGGTGGTGGTGAACCTCCTGCATAAGCGCGGGCTCTATCAACAGGTGCCCGGCAATGGCGCCATGTGGGTGTCGCGCTCGGAAGAAGAAGTGATGGACCGGACCGGAGAAGTCTCCCCCAATTGCTTCGTGATCGGCCTCGCGGTTGCGGCAGTATTCGGTACGCCGCGCATGGGCCCGGCCTTCGGATCGATGTTACTTTCAGGCCGGTACGGCGCCGAGTTAATCCGAGACAAGCTGAAGAAGCATTAG
- the thiC gene encoding phosphomethylpyrimidine synthase ThiC, protein MTTAPFAASRKVHVEGAQPGVRVPMREISLTPTHSTNGKGGQPNQPITVYDTSGPYTDPNITIDVRAGLQPLRRAWIEARQDTEELPQVTSQYGRQRAADPKLADLRFTHIRKPLRAKPGRNVSQMHYAKQGIITPEMEFIAIRENQSRARAKDLMAAGNGHGGGIAQHPGQAWGARIPSLITPEFVRDEVARGRAIIPNNINHPESEPMIIGRNFLVKINSNIGNSAVASSIEEEVEKMIWSIRWGADTVMDLSTGKNIHETREWIIRNSPVPIGTVPIYQALEKVNGKAEDLTWEIFRDTLIEQAEQGVDYFTIHAGVLLRYVPMTAKRMTGIVSRGGSIHAKWCLAHHQENFAYMHFEEICDIMKAYDVAFSLGDGLRPGSIADANDDAQFAELETLGELTKIAWNHDVQVMIEGPGHVPMHMIQENMEKQLKECQEAPFYTLGPLTTDIAPGYDHITSGIGAAMIGWYGCAMLCYVTPKEHLGLPTKEDVKVGVVTYKIAAHAADLAKGHPGAQVRDNAMSKARFEFRWEDQFNLALDPETARAYHDATLPDNAAKVAHFCSMCGPHFCSMKITQDVRDYAAKKELEEQQAIQIGMKEKSEEFKKAGSEIYL, encoded by the coding sequence TTGACCACCGCTCCCTTTGCCGCCTCGCGCAAGGTGCATGTCGAAGGGGCTCAGCCCGGTGTCCGGGTGCCGATGCGTGAAATCAGCCTGACCCCGACGCACTCGACCAACGGCAAAGGCGGCCAGCCCAATCAACCGATTACCGTCTACGATACCTCCGGCCCCTACACCGATCCAAATATCACGATCGACGTCCGCGCCGGCTTGCAGCCCTTGCGCCGAGCATGGATCGAAGCAAGGCAGGATACCGAAGAACTCCCGCAAGTGACGTCACAATACGGCCGTCAACGAGCGGCTGATCCGAAACTGGCGGACCTCCGGTTTACCCATATCCGCAAACCGCTCCGCGCCAAGCCCGGACGGAACGTCAGCCAAATGCACTATGCCAAACAGGGCATCATCACGCCGGAAATGGAATTCATCGCTATCCGGGAGAATCAATCACGGGCACGCGCGAAGGACTTGATGGCGGCGGGCAACGGGCATGGCGGAGGCATTGCACAGCATCCCGGCCAGGCCTGGGGGGCACGCATCCCCAGCCTCATCACGCCCGAATTCGTGCGCGATGAAGTCGCCCGCGGCCGCGCCATTATTCCCAACAACATCAACCATCCGGAATCCGAGCCCATGATTATCGGCCGGAACTTCCTGGTGAAGATCAATTCCAACATCGGCAACTCGGCCGTCGCTTCCTCGATCGAGGAAGAAGTCGAGAAGATGATCTGGTCGATCCGCTGGGGCGCCGACACGGTGATGGACCTCTCCACCGGCAAAAACATTCACGAGACGCGGGAATGGATCATTCGCAATTCGCCCGTGCCGATCGGCACCGTGCCGATCTATCAGGCACTCGAAAAAGTCAACGGCAAGGCCGAAGACCTGACCTGGGAGATTTTCCGCGATACCCTGATCGAACAGGCCGAGCAAGGGGTGGACTATTTCACCATTCATGCTGGGGTGCTGCTGCGCTACGTGCCGATGACGGCGAAGCGCATGACCGGCATCGTCTCGCGCGGCGGCTCCATTCACGCCAAATGGTGCCTCGCGCACCATCAAGAGAACTTTGCCTACATGCACTTCGAAGAGATTTGCGACATCATGAAAGCCTACGACGTGGCCTTCAGTCTCGGCGACGGCCTGCGGCCCGGCTCGATCGCCGACGCCAACGACGACGCACAATTCGCCGAATTGGAAACCCTGGGCGAACTGACCAAGATCGCCTGGAATCACGATGTGCAGGTCATGATCGAAGGGCCCGGCCATGTGCCGATGCATATGATCCAAGAGAACATGGAGAAGCAGCTCAAGGAATGTCAGGAAGCGCCCTTCTATACCCTGGGGCCGTTGACCACCGATATCGCCCCCGGATACGACCACATCACCTCTGGCATCGGCGCCGCGATGATCGGCTGGTACGGCTGCGCGATGCTCTGCTACGTGACGCCGAAAGAACACCTGGGATTGCCGACCAAGGAAGATGTGAAAGTCGGGGTCGTGACCTACAAGATTGCCGCGCATGCGGCGGACCTGGCGAAGGGACACCCCGGCGCGCAAGTGCGCGACAATGCCATGTCCAAAGCCCGATTCGAGTTCCGCTGGGAAGACCAGTTCAACCTCGCGCTCGATCCGGAGACGGCCCGCGCATATCATGATGCCACGCTGCCGGACAATGCGGCGAAGGTCGCTCATTTCTGCAGCATGTGCGGCCCGCATTTCTGCTCGATGAAAATTACGCAAGACGTCCGTGACTATGCGGCCAAGAAGGAGCTGGAAGAACAGCAGGCCATTCAGATTGGCATGAAAGAAAAGTCGGAAGAATTTAAGAAAGCCGGCTCCGAGATCTATCTATGA
- a CDS encoding histidine kinase has protein sequence MNNTIFVAVTDIFFYTKVRDALRPQGYTLERIRHQDEVAEKAASASPLALILNMNDLAVDAFKALETIQSNPALRSLPILAFANHEEVDTWRRAKELGVTKIVSRNEFSARTKDLVEELIHPQPSAQL, from the coding sequence ATGAACAACACGATCTTCGTCGCCGTCACCGACATTTTTTTCTACACGAAGGTACGCGATGCCTTGCGTCCGCAGGGATATACCCTGGAGCGGATTCGCCATCAGGATGAAGTGGCAGAAAAGGCGGCTTCGGCAAGCCCGCTCGCGTTGATTCTGAACATGAACGACCTAGCGGTCGATGCCTTCAAGGCGCTTGAAACCATTCAGAGCAATCCCGCATTGCGTTCGCTGCCTATTCTCGCCTTTGCCAATCACGAGGAAGTGGACACCTGGCGCCGCGCGAAGGAGCTCGGCGTGACCAAAATCGTCTCACGAAACGAATTTTCAGCTCGCACGAAAGATCTCGTGGAAGAACTCATTCATCCTCAGCCTTCCGCGCAATTGTGA
- a CDS encoding DUF2024 family protein — protein sequence MDSVHVYDTWVKGKNGKLHFDVMTTSQEKALTLAKQYLVGIGEPQAEITLKECQFCHSEPLVMFSVEQQRQFREQGGFIITLPV from the coding sequence ATGGACAGCGTCCACGTCTACGATACCTGGGTCAAGGGCAAGAACGGCAAACTCCACTTTGACGTGATGACCACAAGTCAGGAGAAGGCCTTAACGCTGGCCAAGCAATATTTGGTAGGCATCGGCGAACCCCAGGCCGAGATTACGCTCAAGGAATGCCAGTTCTGCCACAGCGAACCGCTCGTGATGTTTTCAGTCGAGCAGCAACGGCAGTTCCGCGAACAGGGCGGATTCATCATCACCCTGCCGGTGTAA
- a CDS encoding DUF3617 family protein gives MTHLTTTLGGFAFLLTLGLIPNPILIGAPPAARADSLKAKPGAWEMTFTTQSSGMLVPPDVLAAMPPEQRAKVEQSMQARAGKPTIHSVKTCITKEDLDQHRIIKESDDDEPGCHTTVLSKSAGKLVLERTCPPPHASTSRISVEAQTPETLMGSMDTDRPRAGKVHLDMKGRWIGTSCSGIAD, from the coding sequence ATGACGCATCTCACGACCACTCTTGGCGGATTCGCTTTTCTGCTAACTCTCGGACTCATCCCGAATCCCATCCTCATCGGCGCGCCTCCCGCCGCCCGCGCCGACTCGCTGAAGGCGAAACCCGGCGCCTGGGAAATGACCTTTACAACCCAATCAAGCGGGATGCTGGTGCCGCCGGACGTCTTGGCCGCCATGCCGCCAGAACAACGGGCCAAGGTCGAACAGTCGATGCAGGCGCGCGCCGGCAAGCCAACCATCCATTCCGTCAAGACGTGCATCACGAAGGAGGACCTGGATCAACATCGCATCATCAAGGAAAGCGATGACGACGAGCCAGGCTGTCACACCACCGTCTTGTCGAAGTCGGCCGGCAAACTGGTCCTTGAACGCACCTGTCCTCCACCACACGCTTCCACCTCGCGGATAAGCGTGGAAGCGCAGACCCCGGAGACGCTCATGGGCAGCATGGATACCGACCGCCCACGCGCCGGAAAAGTCCATCTCGACATGAAAGGCCGCTGGATCGGAACAAGTTGTAGCGGCATAGCCGATTGA
- the ileS gene encoding isoleucine--tRNA ligase: MDYKSTLNLPKTDFPMKANLPQREPEMLARWAQERLYERIQESRQGRERYILHDGPPYANGRIHIGHALNKILKDIIVKSKTMSGYQVPYVPGWDCHGLPIEHQVLKELGDKKRDLDALAIRKLCKEYAEKYVAIQREEFQRLGVLGEWQQPYLTLNPAYEGTIIREFGRFVERGGVYKGLKPVLWCTQDQTALAEAEVEYDDHTSPSVYVKFPLVNSPALLSKRFGGLAFPADVKSASVLIWTTTPWTLPANQAVCLHPDIDYAFVQVGDELLVMAEKLVESVAKACSLSNYTIVAVKKGREGFEGLETQRPLTTGLSPLLLGDFVTLEQGTGCVHIAPGHGMEDYLLVLDHNAKASVGERLEILAPVDNGGKFTEAVPEFAGQHVFKANPKIAERLKENGRLLGHGSLKHSYPHCWRCKQPVIFRATEQWFVSMETNELRKEALAEIERVRWIPAYGRDRINGMIENRPDWCLSRQRVWGTPIPGFTCVKCGKVLAHPQVIDHVADLIGQHGTDYWFANQAGALLPSGTSCDGCGGTAFEKERDILDVWFESGVSYAAVLKSRRWYPADLYLEGSDQHRGWFHSALLAGVITDHQAPYKAVLTHGFVLDGAGRKMSKSAGNVVAPQDVIKQSGAEILRLWVSAQDYREDLRISQEILNHLIEAYRKIRNTCRFLLSNLYDFEPAQHRVPFEQLPELDRWALMRLGELIPRVCKGYDEFEFHTIFHALNNFCSVDLSAVYLDILKDRLYTFRKDSPLRRGSQTVLFEIVVALTKLMAPVLSFTAEEIWRTLPESVRAEANAESVHIAMFPEVDPRWADPTLAQRWERLLEVRTAAQAALEVKRREKVIGAPLEARVVIEADASAYEFLKGYGQDLSSFFIVSEVVLNAVAPVPGSSGFAITVEKATGAKCERCWNYRSAVGASADHPTLCDRCIEAVQ, encoded by the coding sequence ATGGACTATAAATCGACCCTCAATTTGCCGAAGACCGACTTCCCCATGAAGGCGAACCTGCCGCAACGGGAGCCGGAGATGCTGGCCCGATGGGCGCAGGAACGGCTGTACGAACGGATCCAGGAATCTCGTCAGGGGCGTGAACGATACATCCTCCACGATGGCCCGCCCTATGCCAACGGGCGGATCCACATCGGTCACGCACTGAACAAAATTCTGAAAGACATTATCGTCAAATCGAAGACGATGTCCGGCTACCAGGTGCCGTATGTGCCGGGCTGGGATTGCCATGGCCTGCCGATCGAACATCAAGTCCTGAAGGAACTGGGGGATAAGAAGCGGGACTTGGATGCGCTCGCGATCCGCAAACTCTGTAAGGAATATGCGGAAAAGTATGTGGCGATCCAGCGCGAGGAGTTTCAGCGGCTGGGTGTGCTGGGCGAATGGCAACAACCCTATCTCACGTTGAATCCGGCGTATGAGGGCACCATCATCCGCGAGTTCGGCCGGTTTGTGGAGCGAGGCGGGGTCTACAAAGGGTTGAAGCCGGTCTTGTGGTGCACGCAAGATCAGACCGCGCTGGCCGAAGCGGAAGTCGAATACGACGATCACACGTCGCCCTCGGTCTATGTGAAGTTTCCGTTGGTGAATTCTCCGGCTCTCTTGAGCAAGAGATTCGGCGGGCTTGCATTTCCTGCCGATGTGAAGAGCGCCTCCGTCCTGATCTGGACGACCACCCCTTGGACCCTGCCGGCCAATCAGGCCGTCTGTCTTCATCCCGATATCGACTATGCCTTTGTGCAGGTCGGGGACGAATTGCTGGTCATGGCCGAGAAGCTGGTCGAGTCGGTTGCCAAGGCCTGCAGTCTGTCGAACTACACGATCGTCGCGGTGAAAAAAGGTCGCGAGGGATTTGAAGGGTTGGAAACCCAGCGCCCCCTAACCACGGGCCTTTCGCCGCTGCTCCTGGGAGATTTTGTGACGTTGGAGCAGGGAACCGGGTGCGTGCATATCGCGCCTGGCCACGGCATGGAAGACTATCTGCTGGTGTTGGATCACAATGCCAAGGCTAGCGTCGGAGAGCGACTCGAAATTCTGGCGCCGGTGGACAATGGCGGGAAGTTTACCGAGGCGGTTCCGGAGTTCGCCGGCCAGCATGTGTTCAAGGCCAACCCGAAAATCGCGGAACGCCTCAAAGAAAACGGCCGCTTACTCGGCCACGGATCACTCAAGCACTCCTATCCCCATTGCTGGCGGTGCAAGCAGCCGGTGATCTTTCGCGCGACTGAGCAGTGGTTCGTCTCGATGGAGACGAATGAGCTGCGGAAAGAGGCGCTCGCGGAGATTGAACGGGTGCGCTGGATTCCTGCCTATGGCCGTGACCGCATCAACGGGATGATCGAGAACCGCCCCGATTGGTGCCTGTCACGCCAACGGGTCTGGGGCACGCCGATCCCCGGCTTTACCTGTGTAAAATGCGGCAAGGTGCTGGCCCACCCCCAGGTCATCGATCATGTGGCGGATCTCATCGGCCAACATGGCACGGACTACTGGTTTGCCAATCAGGCCGGCGCGTTGCTTCCTTCCGGAACCAGTTGCGACGGATGTGGCGGAACTGCATTCGAGAAGGAACGCGACATTCTGGACGTGTGGTTCGAATCCGGCGTGAGTTACGCGGCTGTGTTGAAGAGTCGCCGCTGGTATCCGGCGGATCTGTATCTGGAAGGGTCTGACCAGCATCGCGGCTGGTTCCACAGCGCGTTACTGGCGGGGGTCATCACCGATCATCAAGCGCCATACAAGGCCGTGCTGACGCATGGCTTCGTGTTGGACGGGGCCGGGCGAAAGATGTCGAAGTCGGCGGGCAACGTTGTCGCCCCCCAGGATGTCATCAAACAATCGGGCGCGGAGATCCTTCGTCTTTGGGTGTCGGCCCAGGACTATCGCGAAGACCTTCGAATTTCGCAGGAGATCCTGAATCACCTGATTGAAGCCTATCGCAAGATTCGCAATACCTGCCGCTTCCTGCTGAGCAATCTGTATGACTTCGAGCCGGCGCAGCACCGTGTGCCCTTTGAGCAGTTGCCCGAATTAGACCGCTGGGCGCTCATGCGGCTGGGCGAACTGATTCCGCGCGTGTGCAAGGGGTATGACGAATTTGAGTTCCATACGATCTTTCACGCGCTGAACAACTTTTGTTCCGTCGATTTGAGCGCCGTGTATCTGGATATCCTGAAGGACCGCTTGTATACCTTCCGCAAGGATTCTCCGTTGCGGCGCGGCTCGCAGACGGTGCTGTTTGAGATTGTGGTGGCGTTGACCAAATTGATGGCGCCGGTGTTGAGTTTCACCGCCGAGGAAATCTGGAGAACGTTGCCGGAGTCTGTGCGGGCAGAGGCGAACGCTGAGAGTGTCCATATCGCCATGTTCCCGGAGGTTGATCCGCGCTGGGCAGATCCAACGCTGGCGCAGCGGTGGGAACGGCTGCTCGAGGTGAGGACCGCCGCTCAGGCTGCGCTGGAAGTCAAACGTCGCGAGAAGGTGATCGGCGCGCCATTGGAAGCGCGAGTCGTCATCGAAGCCGATGCCAGCGCATACGAATTCTTGAAGGGCTACGGCCAGGATCTGTCGTCATTCTTTATCGTGTCCGAAGTGGTTCTCAATGCGGTCGCTCCTGTGCCTGGCAGTTCCGGGTTTGCGATCACGGTCGAGAAGGCGACCGGTGCGAAGTGCGAACGTTGTTGGAACTACCGATCGGCCGTGGGCGCTTCTGCAGACCATCCCACTCTCTGCGATCGTTGCATCGAGGCGGTCCAGTGA